The Hevea brasiliensis isolate MT/VB/25A 57/8 chromosome 1, ASM3005281v1, whole genome shotgun sequence genome has a window encoding:
- the LOC131179626 gene encoding uncharacterized protein LOC131179626 gives MLRPYGIKGQKRKKREERYDKEEDEVEAEEQSIERAKRAMVEEKEMAMETSGKEEEELEGQTHEMAGIPIVPSDLKTKKPGLIFVLERASLEVAKVGKSYQILNSDDHANFLWKNNKNPADYRPDIVYQALLSILDSPVNKAGRLRAVYVKTDKGVLFEVKPHVRIPRTYKRFAGIMLQLLQKLSITAVGKREKLLRVIKNPVTQYLPVNSRKIGFSYSSEKLVKMNKYVAAVSDDVDIVFVVGATAHGKIDCDYIDDFIAISGYPLSAAWCISRICEAVADKWDVL, from the exons ATGTTACGGCCATATGGGATAAAGGGGCAGAAGCggaagaagagagaggagagatatGATAAAGAGGAAGATGAAGTGGAAGCCGAAGAGCAATCCATAGAAAGAGCGAAAAGAGCTATggttgaagaaaaagaaatggcTATGGAAACCAgcgggaaggaagaagaagaattagAAGGGCAAACACATGAAATGGCAGGCATCCCAATTGTTCCCAGTGATTTAAAAACAAAAAAGCCTGGGCTTATATTTGTGCTTGAGAGGGCCTCTTTGGAAGTTGCTAAAGTTGGAAAG AGTTACCAGATTTTGAATTCTGACGATCATGCAAATTTCTTGTGGAAAAATaacaaaaatccagctgattatAGGCCTGATATTGTTTATCAG GCTCTCCTATCAATATTAGATAGTCCAGTAAATAAGGCTGGGAGGTTGCGAGCTGTGTATGTGAAAACAGATAAGGGTGTTCTTTTTGAAGTTAAACCACATGTGCGTATACCAAGGACATATAAACGATTTGCTGGAATTATGT TGCAGCTGCTTCAGAAATTGAGTATAACTGCTGTTGGTAAGCGTGAGAAGCTTTTGCGTGTAATCAAGAATCCTGTGACCCAGTACCTGCCTGTCAACTCTCGTAAAATAG ggttctcatatagttCAGAAAAACTGGTTAAAATGAACAAGTATGTAGCTGCAGTCAGTGATGATGTGGATATTGTTTTTGTG GTTGGTGCAACGGCCCATGGAAAAATTGATTGTGATTATATAGATGATTTCATAGCAA TTTCTGGATATCCGCTGAGCGCTGCCTGGTGTATCTCAAGGATTTGTGAGGCTGTGGCTGACAAATGGGATGTATTGTAA